In a single window of the Chionomys nivalis chromosome 11, mChiNiv1.1, whole genome shotgun sequence genome:
- the Perm1 gene encoding PGC-1 and ERR-induced regulator in muscle protein 1, with protein sequence MDNFQYSVQLSDREWAEFSATADECGLLQAGLASGDELLSSDIDQGDSSGSSPPGPPPLFIGQLAPQGRGQQGCELEDVATQQLVSRSQCEPVLALEASHQVASTSTQSEALLFLSSDSVCPGQASSFPGSTISRDKMQRLLQGPAPRSPGEPSHSSESPGHSAIPQSPTDNLEAPLRNPGRKKRRAVGAKGVKCSGSLGSSAAQMSSPQLTETRPKEVLVSGSLMAKDQQDKPQSDPAGASELGSSIPEQMARQESGLDPSTPVLITEQDTDQTRKTPSAELHMTSKPQPDVSIATPNASLSTHACNPQPCTALSKPASKSQSDIVLSTPVSTPDVTLSTLASKCQPNTKRSTPASAPDTALCTPISIFQPDKTESAPACIPGLREDLSTEGSEIKAEVYPSVPAPVVCTDLPHSVSKTESEESVSIPAMPSLSSVSQAEAAMVDTDVTVPPGGYIEKPVGQLSAGSSEYSPGEPRLGPAQAPKKKKVRFSMAAPTHEESGSVEPTGPPFLTPDWPSAPRTAAGSRGGSAAWDAVAVGPRLPQPRILKHLPPPPSSVSAEPEPGSCYAVTLPEAYEFFFCDTIEEEDEDVEDGAAASQALDDVQWPDSCEFFFQDSRTQRSSRQRGRSPVPPPRAEAVAPAPPGDLVPISIPEVYEHFFTEEELGNSQPPATRVQVQTSELFREVGPGAYSMPVPATEEHLSLAIREAGELRNPLTSFTFSQNDMCLVFVAFATWAVRTSDLHAPDAWKTVLLANIGTISAIRYFRRQVGRGRNGRPRPSSNSSPSC encoded by the exons ATGGACAACTTCCAGTATAGTGTCCAGCTCAGTGATCGAGAGTGGGCTGAGTTTTCTGCCACTGCTGATGAGTGTGGCCTCTTGcaggctggcctggcctctggTGACGAGCTCTTGTCCAGTGACATTGACCAAGGGGacagcagcggaagcagccccCCTGGGCCCCCACCCCTCTTCATTGGGCAGCTTGCTCCCCAGGGGAGGGGACAGCAGGGCTGTGAATTGGAGGACGTGGCTACTCAGCAGCTGGTCAGCAGGTCTCAGTGTGAGCCTGTCCTGGCTCTAGAAGCCAGTCATCAGGTAGCCAGCACGTCCACACAGTCAGAAGCTCTACTGTTCCTCAGCTCAGACAGCGTCTGTCCTGGCCAGGCCTCGTCCTTCCCTGGGTCAACAATTTCCAGGGACAAGATGCAGAGGCTTTTGCAGGGCCCTGCTCCCAGATCTCCTGGTGAGCCCTCTCATAGTTCTGAGTCCCCTGGCCACAGTGCCATCCCTCAGAGTCCCACAGACAACCTTGAAGCTCCATTGCGGAACCCTGGTCGTAAGAAGAGGCGTGCTGTGGGTGCCAAGGGGGTCAAGTGCTCTGGATCTCTGGGCTCTTCTGCTGCTCAGATGAGCTCCCCACAACTTACGGAGACCAGGCCCAAGGAGGTTCTTGTGTCTGGATCATTAATGGCAAAAGACCAACAGGATAAGCCACAGTCAGACCCTGCAGGTGCTTCTGAACTTGGCTCTAGCATCCCTGAACAGATGGCCAGACAAGAGTCAGGCTTGGATCCATCTACACCTGTTCTAATAACTGAACAAGATACAGACCAGACCAGAAAGACACCCAGCGCTGAGCTACACATGACATCCAAACCTCAGCCAGATGTCTCCATCGCCACGCCAAATGCATCTCTCTctacacatgcctgtaaccctcaACCCTGCACGGCTTTGTCTAAACCTGCCTCCAAGTCTCAATCTGACATAGTTTTGTCTACACCTGTCTCCACACCTGACGTGACTTTGTCCACACTTGCCTCCAAATGTCAACCCAATACAAAACGGtctacacctgcctctgctcctgacaCAGCTTTGTGTACCCCTATCTCCATCTTTCAACCGGACAAAACTGAGTCTGCCCCTGCTTGCATACCTGGACTGCGTGAGGACCTATCCACAGAAGGCTCAGAGATCAAGGCAGAAGTTTATCCCTCTGTGCCTGCCCCAGTGGTCTGTACAGATCTGCCTCATTCTGTTTCAAAGACTGAGTCTGAAGAGAGTGTGTCTATACCTGCTATGCCTTCCTTATCCTCTGTTTCCCAGGCTGAAGCTGCCATGGTGGATACAGATGTGACTGTGCCTCCTGGAGGATACATTGAGAAGCCAGTAGGGCAGCTCTCAGCAGGGTCCTCAGAATATTCCCCAGGGGAGCCTCGTCTAGGTCCTGCCCAAGCCCCCAAGAAGAAGAAAGTACGATTCTCCATGGCTGCACCTACCCACGAAGAATCAGGATCAGTCGAGCCTACAGGCCCACCCTTCTTGACCCCAGACTGGCCCTCAGCTCCTAGGACAGCAGCAGGGAGTCGTGGGGGGTCTGCAGCCTGGGATGCTGTGGCTGTCGGGCCCCGACTCCCCCAACCTCGGATCCTCAAgcacctgcctcctcctccatcctctgtCTCAGCAGAACCTGAGCCCGGAAGCTGCTATGCAGTGACTCTCCCTGAGGCCTATGAGTTCTTCTTCTGTGATACCAttgaagaggaagatgaagatgtAGAGGATGGGGCAGCAGCCAGCCAAGCCCTGGATGACGTCCAGTGGCCTGACTCATGCGAGTTCTTTTTTCAGGACAGCAGAACCCAAAGGTCAAGTCGTCAGAGGGGACGCTCCCCAGTCCCACCCCCAAGGGCAGAGGCTGTGGCACCTGCTCCCCCTGGAGATTTAGTGCCTATCTCCATCCCTGAGGTCTATGAACACTTTTTTACAGAGGAAGAACTTGGGAACAGTCAGCCACCGGCCACCCGTGTCCAAGTGCAGACCTCAGAGCTCTTCAGGGAAGTAGGGCCTGGGGCATATTCCATGCCTGTTCCAGCTACAGAAGAACATCTTAGCTTGGCAATCAGAGAGGCAG GGGAGCTACGGAATCCCCTTACTTCCTTTACATTCAGCCAGAATGATATGTGCCTAGTGTTTGTTGCCTTTGCCACTTGGGCTGTGAGAACCTCTGATCTACACGCTCCAGATGCTTGGAAAACAG TCTTGCTTGCCAACATTGGCACCATCTCTGCTATCCGCTACTTCCGCCGCCAGGTTGGGAGAGGGCGTAATGGCAGACCAAGACCCAGTTCCAACTCAAGCCCAAGCTGCTag
- the Isg15 gene encoding ubiquitin-like protein ISG15, whose protein sequence is MTWNLKVKTLSDEFLVSLTDSATVSELKRQITQKTGVAAFQQRLANQSGEVLQDSGTLISQGLVPGSTVMMLVQNCNNPLSILVRNDRGRSTIYEVWLTQTVAELKRQVSQKEQVQEDQFWLSFEGRPMEDREALGEYGLKPQCTVLMNLRLRGGECYA, encoded by the exons ATG ACCTGGAACCTGAAGGTGAAGACGCTGAGTGATGAGTTCCTGGTGTCCCTGACTGACTCCGCGACAGTGTCAGAACTGAAGAGGCAAATTACCCAGAAGACTGGCGTGGCAGCTTTCCAGCAGCGCCTGGCCAACCAAAGTGGCGAGGTGCTGCAAGACAGCGGTACTCTCATCAGCCAGGGCCTGGTCCCTGGCAGCACAGTCATGATGTTGGTACAGAATTGCAACAACCCTCTGAGCATCCTGGTGAGGAATGACAGGGGCCGCAGCACCATTTATGAGGTCTGGCTGACACAGACAGTAGCAGAGCTTAAGAGGCAGGTGTCCCAGAAGGAGCAAGTACAGGAAGACCAATTCTGGCTGAGCTTTGAGGGAAGACCCATGGAGGACAGAGAGGCCCTGGGGGAGTACGGCCTAAAGCCCCAGTGCACAGTGCTCATGAATTTGCGCCTGCGGGGAGGGGAATGCTATGCCTGA